A section of the Clostridium sp. TW13 genome encodes:
- a CDS encoding carbohydrate kinase family protein, with the protein MSKILVSGLINIETTVKIPNFPLEYNPIHYSFFGVNSGVSGVGMNISKALTVLGDSVNILSMVGKDFEGERAISTLRNLGVNTDFVENKLKTTPESVILYDENGRRQIHCDLKDIQDTSYDESLFKEAMNKCSTIILCNINFSRPFLKIAREQGKIVATDVHVLSNIHDEYNSDFMKYSNILFLSDENINEPVEDFVKKISEEYDNEIIVVGLGAKGALMYVKEDNFIGRFKAINTRKIVSTIGAGDSLFSSFIHYYDKTKNPYESLQKAILFASYKIGVAGAADGFATEEHLEELYKQHKNDF; encoded by the coding sequence ATGAGCAAAATACTTGTATCAGGTTTGATAAATATTGAAACCACAGTGAAAATCCCCAATTTCCCACTAGAATATAATCCAATACACTACTCATTCTTCGGTGTAAACTCAGGAGTATCTGGAGTTGGTATGAACATTTCAAAGGCATTAACTGTATTGGGTGATTCAGTTAATATCCTATCTATGGTGGGAAAAGATTTTGAAGGAGAGAGAGCAATCAGCACCCTAAGAAATCTTGGTGTAAATACTGATTTTGTAGAAAATAAATTGAAGACAACACCTGAAAGTGTAATACTATACGACGAAAATGGCAGGAGGCAAATCCATTGTGATTTAAAAGACATTCAGGATACTTCATATGATGAATCTTTATTTAAAGAAGCTATGAATAAATGCTCAACAATAATTCTTTGTAACATTAATTTTTCTAGACCTTTCTTAAAGATAGCAAGAGAGCAAGGGAAAATAGTTGCTACTGATGTACACGTTCTATCTAATATTCACGATGAGTACAATAGTGATTTTATGAAATACTCTAATATATTGTTTTTAAGTGATGAAAACATAAATGAACCAGTAGAAGACTTTGTAAAAAAAATCAGTGAAGAATATGATAATGAAATTATAGTTGTAGGCTTAGGTGCTAAAGGTGCACTTATGTACGTTAAAGAAGATAACTTTATAGGCAGATTTAAAGCTATAAATACAAGAAAGATTGTTAGTACCATTGGTGCAGGGGATTCTTTATTTTCTTCATTTATACATTATTATGATAAAACAAAAAATCCTTATGAATCATTGCAAAAAGCTATTTTATTTGCTTCATACAAAATCGGAGTAGCTGGAGCTGCAGATGGTTTTGCCACTGAAGAGCACTTAGAAGAGTTATATAAACAGCATAAAAATGATTTTTAA
- a CDS encoding DHHW family protein, protein MKKKRKKSVKERRERDKKAYGVLISIVCVIFIGTLSIINLVKTDNKISEQENRSLQQKPEFSLTKLLNGEFSSEYSSYIADQFPGRSFFVNLKTKLELSTGKNESNGVFIGKDDYLIEDFQKGSAQELKSKLDAINQFASQNKSLKTSVMLVPTATKIWQDKLPQNAPVDDELEYLNQVKEKLNKDIQFVNVYDALNKNKDRYIYYKTDHHWTTEGAYIAYVEMCRQLKLTPKSINDYKIERVSNSFYGSLYTKVGVGKGTPDSINVYLPKQDGEVVVNYVDERKKVASLYSNASLDIKDQYQVFTGGNHSLISVKSMADPTKKLLLIKDSYANSLLPFLTANYGEIYVVDLRYYMDNVKELIKTNGITDVLFLYNVNTFNEDDSILNLAD, encoded by the coding sequence GTGAAGAAGAAAAGAAAAAAAAGTGTCAAAGAGAGAAGAGAAAGAGATAAAAAGGCATACGGAGTATTAATAAGTATAGTTTGCGTTATATTTATTGGCACATTATCAATAATTAATTTAGTGAAAACTGATAACAAAATATCAGAGCAAGAAAATAGAAGTTTGCAACAAAAGCCTGAATTTTCATTGACTAAATTGTTAAATGGGGAATTTTCAAGTGAGTACAGTAGCTATATAGCAGATCAATTTCCAGGTAGAAGTTTCTTTGTAAATCTTAAGACTAAACTAGAATTATCAACAGGGAAAAATGAAAGTAATGGTGTTTTTATTGGAAAAGATGATTATTTAATTGAGGATTTTCAAAAGGGTTCAGCTCAAGAATTAAAATCAAAACTTGATGCAATAAATCAGTTTGCTAGCCAAAATAAATCATTAAAAACCTCAGTTATGTTGGTGCCAACAGCTACAAAGATATGGCAGGATAAGTTACCTCAAAATGCTCCAGTAGATGATGAACTTGAGTATTTAAATCAAGTTAAAGAAAAGCTGAACAAAGATATACAATTTGTTAATGTCTATGATGCTTTAAATAAAAATAAGGATAGATATATATATTATAAGACAGACCATCACTGGACAACAGAGGGTGCCTATATTGCATATGTAGAAATGTGTAGACAACTTAAATTGACTCCTAAATCCATAAATGATTATAAAATTGAAAGAGTATCTAACAGTTTTTACGGAAGTTTATATACTAAAGTAGGAGTGGGTAAAGGAACACCAGATAGTATTAATGTATATTTACCTAAACAAGATGGAGAAGTGGTTGTTAATTATGTTGATGAGAGAAAGAAGGTTGCCAGTCTTTATAGTAATGCTAGCTTAGATATAAAAGATCAATATCAAGTTTTTACAGGTGGTAATCATTCTCTTATATCAGTAAAATCAATGGCTGATCCAACTAAGAAATTACTTTTAATAAAAGATTCATACGCTAATAGTTTGCTACCATTTTTAACTGCTAATTATGGAGAGATATATGTAGTGGATTTAAGATACTACATGGACAATGTTAAGGAGTTAATAAAGACTAATGGTATAACTGATGTGTTATTTTTATATAATGTGAATACTTTTAATGAAGATGATTCTATATTAAACTTGGCTGATTAA
- a CDS encoding DeoR/GlpR family DNA-binding transcription regulator: MKKTQSIVSKRRERILSYLKTNESINTNDLAEMLEISPLTLRRDLQALEDEGLIERYYGGARLVNPSDDYSAYINEHIKSEDADLILTNKRQAIAKYAASLIQDGDTVFLNSSSTALLILEYLEDKRVYIVTNNGKALNSTIGPNIELVLTGGQVYERKQSLVGEFATYILSKVTADKCFLGVSGIAADSGISTSVLQETLINHEMINRCNGEIYVLADSSKVGRHHNFSSGDINEITHLITDSDISETEATDLENKGVKVISVNYSSTEN; this comes from the coding sequence ATGAAAAAAACTCAAAGTATAGTTTCAAAAAGACGAGAAAGAATTTTAAGTTATCTAAAGACAAATGAATCAATAAATACTAATGATTTAGCTGAAATGTTAGAAATCTCACCACTTACGTTAAGACGAGATCTTCAAGCTTTAGAGGATGAAGGTTTAATTGAAAGATATTACGGTGGTGCTAGATTAGTAAACCCTTCTGATGATTATTCTGCATATATAAATGAACATATTAAAAGTGAAGATGCTGATTTAATACTTACAAATAAAAGGCAGGCTATTGCAAAATATGCCGCTAGTTTAATTCAAGATGGAGATACTGTATTTTTAAACTCTAGTTCTACAGCTCTTTTAATATTAGAATACCTTGAAGATAAACGAGTATATATTGTAACCAATAATGGTAAGGCACTTAATTCAACTATCGGTCCCAATATTGAACTAGTATTAACAGGGGGCCAAGTTTATGAGAGAAAACAATCCTTAGTTGGAGAATTTGCTACTTATATTCTTTCAAAAGTAACTGCTGATAAGTGTTTCTTAGGGGTCAGTGGAATTGCAGCTGATTCTGGTATCAGTACTTCTGTACTCCAAGAAACTTTAATAAATCACGAAATGATAAATCGATGTAATGGTGAAATATATGTATTAGCAGATAGTTCAAAAGTAGGCAGACATCATAATTTTTCTAGTGGCGATATAAATGAAATTACTCATTTAATTACAGATTCTGATATAAGCGAAACTGAAGCAACAGACCTAGAAAACAAAGGGGTAAAAGTAATATCAGTAAATTATTCATCTACTGAAAACTAA
- a CDS encoding ClC family H(+)/Cl(-) exchange transporter, whose product MNQKRKNTYDTLIFLNNFQVRLLLEAIIVGFFAGLVTVAYRLILQYAESYSKKLYLFISGSVVKILIWAIIAAVLAYIVGIMVKRNPMISGSGIPQVEGELSGYFEMDWLRTVLGKFIGGVISIGTGLSLGREGPSVQLGACVGKGVSRVFKRIKVEEKLLMTSGASAGLAAAFNAPFAGTMFALEEVHKSFSPSVLLAAMSSAVVSDFVSKEVFGLKPVFTFGRVQAVPLQYYGLIILLGIILGLAGVFYNKILLLSQKLYANQKWLKPEFRMIIPFLCAVALGLTLPEVLGGGHSLIESMIDVSYTLKMIVIILIVKFIFSMISFGSGAPGGIFFPLLVIGALIGAIYVSILTNFLGFDPAYVNNFIIFGMVGYFTAIVRAPITGIILILEMTGSFTHMLSLTIVSITAYIVANLMNSEPVYESLLTSFLRKKNLVPKELKRASIHKVLIEMPVCYGSKLEGKYVKDFNWSKESLIVAITRGNKEITPKGDTVIKAGDYVLVLVPEDKETESRQILYNLTKENLDI is encoded by the coding sequence ATGAATCAAAAACGAAAAAATACTTATGATACGCTGATTTTTTTGAATAACTTTCAAGTAAGATTGCTTTTAGAAGCAATAATAGTTGGATTCTTTGCAGGCTTAGTAACAGTAGCTTATAGACTAATATTACAATATGCTGAAAGCTATTCTAAGAAATTATATTTATTTATATCTGGAAGCGTAGTAAAGATTCTGATATGGGCAATCATAGCCGCAGTATTAGCTTATATTGTAGGAATAATGGTAAAGAGAAATCCTATGATAAGTGGTAGTGGAATACCTCAAGTAGAGGGAGAGCTATCAGGATATTTTGAAATGGATTGGTTAAGGACAGTTCTTGGAAAGTTTATTGGTGGAGTTATATCTATAGGAACTGGATTATCTTTAGGAAGAGAAGGTCCATCAGTTCAGCTAGGAGCCTGTGTTGGAAAAGGTGTATCCAGAGTATTTAAAAGAATAAAGGTGGAAGAAAAGTTATTGATGACTAGTGGAGCTAGTGCAGGACTTGCAGCAGCATTTAATGCACCTTTTGCAGGAACTATGTTTGCCTTAGAGGAAGTACATAAGAGCTTCTCTCCATCAGTGCTATTAGCAGCTATGAGTTCGGCAGTAGTTTCTGATTTTGTATCAAAAGAAGTTTTTGGTTTAAAGCCAGTTTTTACTTTTGGGAGAGTGCAAGCTGTGCCACTACAGTATTATGGGCTAATTATTTTATTAGGAATAATTTTAGGGTTAGCAGGTGTTTTTTATAATAAGATTTTATTATTGTCACAAAAACTTTATGCAAATCAGAAATGGTTGAAGCCTGAATTTAGAATGATAATACCATTTCTATGTGCAGTAGCTTTAGGATTGACTTTGCCTGAGGTTTTAGGTGGTGGTCATAGTTTGATAGAATCTATGATTGATGTAAGTTATACGTTAAAGATGATTGTTATCATATTGATAGTTAAGTTTATCTTTTCTATGATAAGTTTTGGATCTGGTGCTCCTGGAGGGATTTTCTTTCCTCTATTAGTTATAGGCGCACTTATAGGAGCAATTTATGTTAGTATATTAACAAATTTCTTAGGATTTGATCCTGCATATGTGAATAACTTTATAATATTTGGAATGGTAGGATATTTTACAGCTATAGTTAGAGCACCTATTACAGGAATAATCTTGATTCTTGAGATGACAGGCTCTTTTACACATATGTTATCATTAACTATTGTATCAATAACTGCTTATATTGTTGCAAATCTAATGAATAGTGAGCCAGTATATGAGTCTTTATTGACAAGCTTTTTAAGAAAGAAGAATCTTGTGCCTAAAGAACTTAAGAGAGCTTCAATTCATAAAGTATTGATAGAAATGCCAGTGTGCTATGGTTCAAAGTTAGAAGGTAAGTATGTAAAAGATTTTAATTGGTCAAAGGAAAGTTTAATAGTGGCTATAACCAGAGGAAACAAAGAAATAACACCTAAAGGGGACACTGTAATAAAAGCAGGAGATTATGTGCTAGTTCTTGTGCCAGAAGATAAAGAAACAGAATCCAGACAAATTCTGTACAATTTAACTAAAGAAAATTTAGATATTTAA
- a CDS encoding GDSL-type esterase/lipase family protein yields the protein MKKKGKYVLVGIILASFVTIMNFQNKSYAGSNTNINQARQELANLEKLDVSEIEKKIEEKNKPAVVEEEAQVTANSNIDFKKYFENSVFMGDSITEALSEYAYLDPYNVLAKKGQTVVMAKQSVPNLKAMHPARVFLLYGMNDVESYDSVYFKQQYTQLISQIKAVLPSAQIYVQAPFPVLSKAVFSGKMLTNDNINKFRQAVKEMCDEQNVKYVDVTVLVKDSSMYEPDGIHFKYDFYKTYLTYMHDIINK from the coding sequence ATGAAGAAAAAAGGAAAATATGTGCTAGTGGGGATTATTTTGGCATCATTTGTTACAATAATGAATTTTCAAAATAAAAGTTATGCTGGCAGCAACACTAATATAAATCAAGCAAGGCAAGAATTAGCAAATTTGGAGAAATTAGATGTTAGTGAAATTGAAAAGAAAATAGAAGAAAAAAATAAGCCAGCAGTTGTTGAGGAAGAAGCTCAAGTTACTGCTAACTCCAATATAGATTTCAAAAAGTATTTCGAAAATTCAGTGTTTATGGGAGATTCTATTACAGAAGCATTAAGTGAGTATGCTTATTTAGATCCATATAATGTGCTAGCAAAGAAAGGACAGACTGTAGTAATGGCAAAGCAAAGTGTCCCTAATTTGAAGGCTATGCATCCAGCAAGAGTGTTTTTACTATATGGAATGAATGATGTGGAATCATATGATAGTGTATATTTTAAGCAACAGTATACACAACTTATATCTCAAATAAAGGCAGTATTGCCATCAGCACAAATATATGTACAGGCTCCGTTTCCTGTATTAAGTAAAGCTGTATTTTCAGGAAAAATGTTAACAAATGATAATATCAACAAATTTAGACAAGCGGTTAAAGAGATGTGTGATGAGCAAAATGTAAAATATGTTGATGTTACTGTGCTTGTTAAGGATAGTAGTATGTATGAGCCAGATGGAATACATTTTAAGTATGATTTTTATAAAACATACTTAACATATATGCATGACATTATAAACAAATAA
- a CDS encoding MBOAT family O-acyltransferase, with protein sequence MVFSSLIFIYMFLPVTLILYFIAPKKIKNFIILVMSLIFYGWGEPVYILLMLASLIIDYLGALLIEKTRHQKEKSRFIFVTILVINLSVLFFFKYYGFLIDNINGIFHTSLKIKSLPLPLGISFYTFQLISYIADVYMDKAKPQKNIINFATYIAMFPQITSGPIVQYNYIASQLSEREINISNVGVGLERFILGLGKKMILANNIGLIWTQIKATSVGEISVLSAWIGIIAFTLQIYFDFSGYSDMAIGVANMLGFEFKENFNYPYISKSITEFWRRWHISLSSWFRDYIYIPLGGNRRGMLIQFRNIFIVWFTTGLWHGASWNFIIWGVYFGVLISIEKLFLLKVLDKLPRFIQNIYTMILVVIGWVFFDTSKLGEAVSYIKTMFGFAGRPLIDNYARYIMQTNVIILILAIICATPLIKNIIRILKEKGKFPGALIVVVLCIGILTISTAYLVSESYTPFLYFKF encoded by the coding sequence TTGGTTTTTAGTAGCTTGATATTTATATATATGTTTTTGCCGGTGACGTTAATTTTATATTTTATAGCACCTAAAAAAATTAAAAATTTTATTATATTAGTAATGAGTTTGATTTTTTATGGATGGGGAGAACCTGTATACATACTTTTAATGTTAGCTTCATTAATAATAGATTATTTAGGAGCATTACTTATAGAGAAAACTAGACATCAAAAGGAAAAAAGCAGATTTATATTTGTTACAATACTAGTGATAAATCTGAGTGTATTGTTTTTCTTTAAGTATTATGGATTTTTAATTGATAATATTAATGGTATATTTCACACAAGTTTGAAGATAAAAAGTTTACCATTGCCTTTAGGAATTTCTTTTTATACTTTTCAACTTATATCTTATATTGCAGATGTTTATATGGATAAGGCAAAGCCTCAGAAGAATATTATTAATTTTGCAACATATATAGCCATGTTCCCTCAGATAACTTCAGGACCAATAGTTCAGTATAACTACATAGCATCACAATTATCCGAGAGAGAGATAAACATAAGCAATGTAGGGGTTGGATTAGAGAGATTTATATTAGGTCTTGGTAAAAAGATGATCTTAGCTAATAATATAGGGCTTATCTGGACGCAAATAAAAGCTACATCTGTAGGTGAAATATCCGTGCTATCTGCATGGATAGGAATCATAGCTTTTACGTTACAAATTTATTTTGATTTTAGTGGTTATTCAGATATGGCTATAGGTGTAGCAAATATGTTAGGCTTTGAGTTTAAGGAGAACTTTAACTATCCTTATATATCAAAAAGTATTACAGAGTTTTGGAGAAGATGGCATATATCTTTGAGTTCGTGGTTTAGAGACTATATATACATACCACTTGGTGGAAATAGAAGAGGAATGCTTATTCAATTCAGAAATATATTTATTGTCTGGTTTACCACTGGTTTATGGCATGGTGCTAGTTGGAATTTTATAATATGGGGAGTGTACTTTGGAGTTTTAATTTCTATTGAAAAATTATTTTTACTTAAGGTACTAGATAAGCTACCAAGATTTATACAGAATATATACACCATGATTTTAGTTGTAATAGGTTGGGTATTTTTTGATACCTCAAAATTAGGAGAAGCAGTATCTTACATTAAGACGATGTTTGGTTTTGCAGGAAGACCACTTATTGATAATTATGCTAGATATATAATGCAAACTAATGTAATCATTCTGATTTTAGCTATAATATGTGCTACTCCTCTTATAAAAAATATAATTAGGATTTTAAAAGAGAAGGGTAAATTCCCAGGAGCACTTATTGTTGTTGTACTTTGTATAGGAATTTTAACTATTTCAACAGCGTATTTAGTAAGTGAGAGTTACACACCGTTCCTATACTTTAAGTTTTAG
- a CDS encoding GIY-YIG nuclease family protein gives MHYVYILCCSDKTLYTGWTTDLTKRLKTHNSGKGAKYTRCRLPVELAYYEEFEDKSSALKREYGIKQLSRAEKLKLICQKDL, from the coding sequence ATGCATTATGTCTATATTCTTTGTTGCTCTGATAAAACCTTATATACAGGTTGGACAACTGATTTAACTAAACGGCTAAAAACTCATAATTCAGGCAAAGGTGCTAAGTATACTCGTTGTAGACTTCCAGTTGAGTTAGCTTATTATGAAGAATTTGAGGACAAGTCTTCTGCATTAAAAAGAGAATATGGCATTAAACAATTAAGTAGGGCTGAAAAACTTAAATTAATATGTCAAAAGGATTTATAA
- a CDS encoding ArsR/SmtB family transcription factor produces MADNNIEKCSIDCIHEEVLKKVKACLPQEETLYDLAELFKVFGDTTRVKILCALFESEMCVCDIANLLNMTQSAVSHQLRVLKSARLVKYRRDGKVVYYSLCDEHVIHIFNEGLNHVQE; encoded by the coding sequence ATGGCTGATAACAATATAGAAAAGTGTTCAATTGATTGTATACATGAAGAGGTATTAAAAAAAGTTAAAGCTTGTTTACCTCAAGAGGAAACTTTATACGATCTAGCTGAATTATTTAAAGTTTTTGGTGATACTACAAGAGTTAAGATATTATGTGCATTGTTTGAAAGTGAAATGTGTGTTTGTGATATAGCTAATTTATTAAACATGACTCAATCAGCAGTTTCACATCAACTTAGAGTATTAAAGAGTGCAAGATTAGTTAAGTATAGAAGAGATGGAAAAGTAGTTTATTATTCATTGTGTGATGAACATGTTATACACATCTTCAATGAAGGTTTAAATCACGTTCAAGAGTAA
- a CDS encoding heavy metal translocating P-type ATPase, translating to MKEVQLYLDGLDCAGCAAKIEDRVNKLEEVKEATMNFSTKTLVVELIDEKNKDQVINKSKQIINRLEPDVKVSEKATLKVGGNNGHQHQNNCNDACSCDGKHHHHNEVYENSHSHSHEHGDEEEFGKKEIIKFSIGIVFYILGLVLKLDFIPELILYLVAYLLIGGEVVLRAFKNILKGEIFDENFLMSVATIGAFAIKQFPEAVAVMIFYQVGEMFQDRAVNKSRKSIKSLMDIRPDYANVVRNNTEVKVSPETVKIGEEIIVKPGERVPLDGILVSGEGVLDTSALTGESLPKDAVIGEEILSGCISKNGVLRIKVAKSFGESTVAKILNLVENAGNKKADTEKFVTKFAKYYTPAVVFTALILAIVPPLVIKDATFSVWVYRALSFLVVSCPCALVISIPLGFFGGIGAAAKKGILIKGGNYLEALKNVETIVFDKTGTLTKGVFKVTEINSQEGITKEQLLEYAAFAESYSTHPIGLSILARYNKEIDKTKISGYEEISGHGIKISLDNKEILVGNKKLMDDFNIQFNEAKLPGTIVYVAVDKKYAGYILISDEIKEDSKEAMKTLKSLGVEKTVMLTGDNSNVANIIGNEIGVDEIYSELLPGDKVEKLEGFFAGKNKKSSIVFVGDGINDAPVLARADVGIAMGGIGSDAAIEAADVVIMTDEPSKIGDAIKVARKTSRIVWQNIVFALSIKLLILILVAIGLGNMWEAVFGDVGVALIALLNAMRILKK from the coding sequence GTGAAAGAAGTTCAATTGTATTTAGATGGACTAGATTGTGCAGGATGTGCAGCGAAGATAGAAGATAGGGTTAATAAGCTTGAAGAAGTAAAGGAAGCTACAATGAATTTTTCTACAAAAACATTAGTGGTAGAGCTTATTGATGAAAAGAATAAAGACCAAGTTATAAATAAATCAAAACAGATAATTAATAGATTAGAACCAGATGTTAAAGTTAGTGAAAAGGCTACACTTAAAGTTGGTGGTAATAATGGACATCAGCATCAGAATAATTGTAATGATGCATGTAGTTGTGACGGTAAGCATCATCACCATAATGAAGTTTATGAAAACTCCCATTCTCATTCTCATGAGCATGGTGATGAAGAAGAGTTTGGTAAGAAGGAAATAATCAAATTTTCAATAGGTATAGTTTTTTATATTTTAGGACTTGTGCTTAAATTAGATTTTATACCTGAATTAATATTGTATTTAGTAGCTTATTTACTAATTGGTGGAGAAGTAGTATTAAGAGCATTTAAGAATATATTAAAGGGAGAAATTTTTGATGAAAATTTCTTAATGTCAGTAGCTACAATTGGAGCATTTGCGATTAAGCAATTTCCAGAAGCAGTAGCTGTTATGATATTCTATCAAGTAGGTGAAATGTTCCAAGATAGAGCTGTTAACAAATCAAGAAAATCAATTAAAAGTCTGATGGATATAAGACCTGACTATGCAAATGTTGTACGAAATAATACAGAAGTTAAGGTATCACCAGAGACTGTAAAAATAGGCGAAGAAATTATAGTAAAGCCAGGAGAAAGAGTCCCACTTGATGGTATCCTTGTATCAGGAGAAGGAGTACTTGATACTTCTGCATTAACAGGAGAATCTTTACCTAAGGATGCAGTGATAGGTGAGGAAATTTTATCAGGATGTATAAGCAAAAATGGAGTATTAAGAATAAAAGTTGCTAAAAGTTTTGGAGAATCTACTGTAGCAAAGATATTAAATCTAGTAGAGAATGCTGGAAATAAGAAAGCTGATACAGAAAAGTTTGTAACAAAGTTTGCAAAATACTATACACCAGCAGTAGTATTTACTGCACTAATATTAGCGATAGTACCACCACTTGTAATTAAAGATGCTACTTTCTCAGTTTGGGTATATAGAGCTTTATCTTTCTTAGTTGTGTCTTGTCCTTGTGCCTTGGTAATATCAATTCCTTTAGGTTTCTTTGGAGGAATTGGAGCAGCAGCTAAAAAAGGAATTTTGATAAAAGGTGGAAATTATTTAGAAGCTTTAAAAAATGTTGAAACTATAGTTTTTGATAAAACAGGAACTTTGACTAAGGGTGTTTTTAAAGTTACAGAAATAAATTCACAAGAAGGTATCACTAAAGAGCAATTATTAGAATATGCTGCTTTTGCAGAAAGCTATTCTACACATCCTATTGGGTTATCAATTCTTGCTAGATACAATAAAGAAATAGATAAAACTAAGATTTCTGGATATGAAGAAATTTCAGGACATGGTATAAAAATATCATTAGATAATAAAGAAATTTTAGTGGGTAATAAAAAGCTTATGGATGATTTTAATATACAGTTCAATGAAGCTAAGTTACCAGGAACTATAGTTTATGTTGCAGTAGATAAGAAGTATGCAGGGTATATTTTAATATCAGATGAAATTAAAGAAGATTCTAAAGAGGCTATGAAAACATTAAAATCTTTAGGAGTAGAAAAAACTGTTATGTTAACTGGAGATAATTCAAATGTTGCTAACATTATAGGTAATGAAATAGGTGTAGATGAAATCTATAGTGAATTATTACCTGGTGATAAAGTTGAAAAATTAGAAGGTTTTTTTGCTGGTAAAAATAAAAAATCAAGTATAGTATTTGTGGGTGATGGAATAAATGATGCCCCAGTACTTGCAAGAGCGGATGTTGGAATTGCTATGGGAGGCATAGGATCAGATGCAGCAATAGAAGCAGCAGATGTAGTAATAATGACAGATGAACCTTCAAAGATAGGTGATGCAATAAAAGTTGCTAGAAAAACTAGCAGAATAGTGTGGCAGAATATAGTGTTTGCTTTATCAATTAAATTACTAATTCTTATATTGGTAGCAATAGGGTTAGGAAACATGTGGGAAGCAGTTTTTGGAGATGTAGGAGTTGCATTAATTGCTTTATTAAATGCAATGAGAATATTAAAGAAATAA
- a CDS encoding DUF4358 domain-containing protein codes for MKKSYKIKYYILGMSVIIIFIALYGVIKQKDVSISQINASVVSNTDVKVMDKGDSSKLRKLYYINKSEVEDFVLYAPKNNMESNEILIIKAKSKGDMKDLKSKIQKRIDKQSDSFKSYRPEEYKIISKHVLEEKNQYIILIISKDVQKIEESVNKIF; via the coding sequence ATGAAAAAAAGTTACAAAATTAAATATTACATATTGGGAATGAGTGTAATAATTATTTTTATAGCTCTATATGGAGTTATAAAACAAAAAGATGTTAGCATTTCGCAGATAAATGCAAGTGTGGTAAGTAATACAGATGTAAAAGTGATGGATAAGGGAGATAGTTCAAAGTTAAGAAAATTATATTATATAAATAAGAGTGAAGTAGAGGATTTTGTTTTGTATGCACCCAAAAATAATATGGAGTCAAATGAAATTCTTATAATTAAAGCCAAATCAAAAGGTGATATGAAAGACTTAAAAAGTAAGATACAAAAAAGGATTGATAAACAATCTGATAGTTTTAAATCTTATAGACCAGAAGAATATAAAATAATATCTAAACATGTTTTAGAAGAAAAGAATCAATATATAATTTTGATTATATCAAAGGATGTACAAAAAATAGAGGAATCCGTTAATAAGATTTTTTAA